In Erigeron canadensis isolate Cc75 chromosome 8, C_canadensis_v1, whole genome shotgun sequence, the DNA window acaaatataatattgtatatatttattagtgcgtaaacttgttttctacacttttaagtgtgaaatttgtaactttttccgtattttttaaatgtatatcaTTTGTACATATTTCTAAATGCAAACAACTTAACAaagttttatgtattttttatgagtgcatataacaAAATACGTATAAAGGATAAATTTGTTGTAGTATTAGTGTCAACACGATCATAGGTTGATGACCCTAAGCACTTTATATACGGTTGGTTAATTAGCTGCTACAGGTCCGTTGTACATGCATCGTGTATGTTcttaagtttgttttttaaagTATATTATTCATGTCGATCACTCGATCGTCAATTGTTAAATTTACTAAAACTTGTACATTTGAGGGTTCACATGCATGTCCTTTATCAATATGCTATAATAATGCATCATAGCAACATAGAATGGACATTTCATTTGGTGCTTTCGGGGACATGCATGTGGctaaaaagaaatacaaaatgTCGATTCCAAAACTTTAAAGTGGtaccatttacttatttatttattgatgttacaTATATGAATTCATAAATGATGAAGACAAGCGACTATATACACATACGCTAACCAACCACAATAATTGATGTGGTAGGACTGAATTTGGGGTTACAACCATGGAAAATATTTtgcacatgttttttttttctaaatttttttatttatatgggTTATGATTGGTCGAGTAAAGTGGAGGACCCTCTATAAATTATACACGTTgattgatatattatttttactttataaataaatgatcAATAAATATCTGCTAGAATTCAAAAGATCATGTATCACTTCTAGTTAGAGCATGTCCTCTTATCAATCACTGGAGATGCATATATGctttttgattaattacaaCCCAACTTATATAATATCGTTTCGTCTTATCATCTTAGTGTTAGCAACTCGGCATGATTAAACTTGAAGATAGAGACATTATAAGAAATGAAAACATTATAAGAAATGAAAACTTTGGGAAATTTCCAAATCATGATGAAGTAACTAATTTAGTAAATTAAACACATGTCTACGCCTAAGTGTCCAGAAAATATATACAGCTATAAAGGATATATATAAGTCAAAAAAGAGAAACATATAAACTTTCAAACATGTAAAACACACAAGTAAACAAGCAATTCatatcactacaaataatattacatttGTCCATACTTTTCATTAGCgtgaacaaatttaaaatatgtcatgtttttatgtgtgttgtgtgtaaaaatatagaaaactaaaagtgtgtagaactatatattttcacacttaaaattgTGATAtaaaagtttacactttttagtgtgataTTTAATTTATCACACTATATATGTCCACATCAAATATTTAGTTAGTGTAGTTAAATTAATGTTGTGTAAcaaattaaatgtaaaaattcacactaaaaaatgtgaacttttaaaaatatcacAATTTTAAGTGTGGATTAatttacacacttttagttcttCATATTgttacacacatacacatataaaagcgtgacaaactttttaatttattcatagtaattaaaagtgtgaacaaatttaacattatatatatatatatatatataaataagaatgtATGAGGCTATGAGCATATAATCATGTAATTAAGCGGCCTGCATAAGTCTATGTATTAAAGCTCTTAAAAAACCTATGCTagatgcatatgtatatatatatatatatatatatatacgagcatggtatccgcgtaATACAGCGACGACGATTTAGTGGTGTTGGTGACGGGTGATAATGATATCGACAATTGGTGTTAAGTtatgtaagttgatgtaaagataatagtgataatattttataagataaggactTTGTAAATTAGCAAAATAAGAGTTTAAAGtctaaattaattcattaagggcaaatttgataATCTCTAATAACTCTTTCCATATGAgatgtttattaagggcaatttCATACTTTCGCATATAACTATTGTATAACACACTCTATTTTTATGAGATGAATaatctttataaaggagtataaatataaatataatagtaTTATAAACCCATGAAGTCTAGACTACATTATACATGAAACTAACCCCGTAGCTAGAAAGAACACGCATTAAATTAATCTACCCATCCAATTAATAACTTTTGGAAAACTTTAAGTGCGGGTTGTTGTGAGCATGCATAAAGGAATAGTATCTTCTATATCAAAAGTCTACCCTTAATAAATGTTATCAAAAGTCTACCCCTGATAAATGTTATGGTAGATGTacaactattttatatatattaataacgaCATTTCATAAGATTGTCATTAGCAAACCCGTAAATTTTGTAGAGACAGTATATATCTCCGGAACCTAAGTTTAGTAGTTTATTGTAGACATCATAATCATACTTTTACATACAAACACATATTTTATGCTATATGATATCTATTTTGAGTTATTATTAATCGATGATTAGGATGGTAGAAAGATGATCTTAAATGATCAAGAAACAAAGAATAATGGTTAAAGAGAGAAGAATCTGAGCCGATTTCatctaaaaaaaaagtataaaaggtaaaaaaaaaaagtgttacaaGTACTAAATCACATATATAGTTGTGAAGaagaaactttttatttttcaatgttGTCTTTTACGGGTTTTGAGTTCCAATAACTCAACGGTATATATAAGATGTAAGATGTagatatactttatttttattgaagTAGCGATGCTATGGTAGAAAAAGACCCTCCAACTTTTGACATGAGATAAAAATCGAACGCTTAACCTCCATATCCAAAATATATACTACTTATCCAATCATAACACTTTAAATCACAGAATTGTGAGTTACTGTAATATCCTAGAAGCTTCAAGTCGATAGAGAAGAATTCTATCTATATTTACAGCTTGTTTTTTAATTCACGTTCTCACactcatgttttagtttatatactatccatttaaaaaaatataattatctacaATTTACTTAaagattaatataataaattataaataaacaaacgtATCTGTAACAACCCAAtatttttaaggtaatagaaaattaaccctttttatagttttaacattaaattaatttcctagtattttgttttgggataaggggttaatttagttggaactttagtggatagcgggtaaaaatacccatttatatttttatttacgtGGCAAAGGGGGGAATAGCCCAGCCACTTTTGCTTGACAAATCATTAGTCTAATTTCTCTTAAAAGCTTTAATCTTCCATCACATTCTAAATCCTTTCaattcaaaaacaaattttctTCTCAATCCCTTCGATCAATCTTCCAAGTGatttaacaataacaataataatcattaatcttcaagaagcaaaaattgaaaagttaagGTTGTGTTTTTGGATGGTGGTGGCTGAATTTTAGAgagaaaaagggggaaaaaaaggGAATTTTGATTCAAGTCTAAATTATTGAATTCTTGAggtatttattttcttaacctAGTTCTAgttctttttattaaattagggttcttaatcATAGAAATTGGAGGTTTTATTATTTAAGGTTTTCAAGTAAAGCCCTAATCAATTTGATTGAgaaattgattgattgaaaaaGTATGTTGATAATGAAAAAAACCCCATAGTAAGAACTTTACAATTTGTGGTATTTGGCTAGTAGATATAGTATGAAGCTTTACAATGagaatttgatttttagaaGGTTTTGGATAAGCCAAACACCATGAAGCTAGAGTTATGCTGAAATTAGTTAGATAGATTGTGAAAGAATTGAGTTATTGAACACATAAAGATAAATATGTTGAATTATGTATAGGTGGTGAAGATCAATTTGTGGAGTCTAATAACCATACATTGTCAAATAGCCAAAATCAAGGTGAGTACATATGTATGTGTCCATAGTTGTGATATGAAGGGCATAGATGAATAAATTTATGTCCCAATTGTATGTTGAATTGAGTAAGATTAGTAGATGATGGTATACCTACTAGCATACCTTGGttttgtgtaagactagtagatgatgaggtacctactagcatatatcCTTGGCCAAGTAGAAGTAACATGATCATgatttgtttgttgttgttttaattgttAAGTGAATGGCTTAAATTGTTATATGCACTTGGTTTTGTATAGTTAGATATTTATCATATTCATATGTATTCACTAAGCAAATTGCttatattttaattgtttaaattttCTTATAGGTAGTGGTAGTAGCAAGGAAAAGGAGGTGATCAAGTGAAGTTAAAGTTGGAGTTTGTAGAATATTGGCTTGAAGGTGGGCAACTTGGGTAATTGTTGATAGACTATCCCTAATAACTATGATGGCTAGTGATACAATGTTCTTTTGGTTTAACTTATGTTAGGATAAAATTTCTGGAATTTGATTTGCAAATGGGTCGCATGGTGTTTAAAGGTTGACATGATCGTTTTGCTTTGAAAGATCGTTTTGGGCGAATGACCCGTTTGGTcgttttaatgtatatttcaaTGGTTAAGGTTTTGGATCTATCaattatgttgtaatatatgattttactcattttggtgttttggtttaaaGAATTTGTAGCATGAAAAGTGAAATATTGATTTTTGGCTAAAATGGAATTGTGCAGGTcagaccataaatttacggtccCTGACCATAAATTTACGACCCATTAATTTACATGGGACCGTAAATTTACAGCCCCGGGCTATAAATTTGCGGTCCTTGcaattttgagttgttttcaAACAGGGACGAAAAAAATCTAAGAGCAAATTACGGTGCAAATTTTACGGCTAGTTGTAATTGAGCCGTAAATTTACAGTCCtggaccataaatttacggccagcacaaaaaaaaataaaaataaaaatttatgacTTTTAGTTCAATGAGTTTGGTTCTTACAGTATCTCTGTCCCTATTTCTAtctataactaagagaggatagtCCAAGTCCTATGTGGTTACCCTTTTGTCATAACAACTAAGCATTTTGCATACATGTCATTTTTCTATACATTTTCAATTGTCTTTCTCAATTTATATTTCAACTCATATCCTAAacatcatcaattatttttctcaATTTATATTCCAACtcatataatcatcatcaaaaggTTTCGtcgttatatttataaaagctttaatattctatatattaaaactaatattagttaacatatatactcataaattataattttattatttgtatcagttgtaatcttattattaatatcagTTAACATATATACTCAtaagttataattttattatttgtatcagttgtaatcttattattattattattttaatattatcataaactatgaatataaatgtaattatctatactacattcTAACAAGAATAGCTcccttgttaaaagttacataggTGAAAATGTCTAAATTACCCCCCACAAAAAAGTTTCTCATTTTCATTTGTAGCCAATCACACACACGTATCTCTCTTTCAATATATTTCTCCCTCGCTCTCTTTCTTTCATTTGCACTCTGTTAGTGgtatccgctgcaacgcgcgggtacctcgctagttatatcatatatatttataaattataattttcttaTTTGTATCATTTGTAATCggactatttttttatatatctatattatcttataaagcattttgccctttttgaaaatctcaattcatgatttgaagtacctaaaataccccttttctttatttaaaaatttaaacatccttagctaatatacctataatacctttaaatctcaaccatttattttcttctctcttcaaatctcaaccactcactttttttttctttctcatccataaatcattttttcctctaattcattcaaaaatttttatctcaaaaaccatatatcgataaattataaaaattgtatgggtgttcttaaaatttcatgttatttcattagagatatcattcgatatactttcgacgaatttttaaatgcgAAGGCGGAATCCGTACGaataaagcatttggctatcacattaTATGACTTATCACCTATCAGCCCTACCATCTCACCTCCGTAATGCGCCGGCACTTTcccttatatatttataaatataattatcagttaattttaatttatgtttttagtatatagatAAAATTCTTTGGTTGGATCATCGAGGCGAGCCTTCAAATATCTGTACGTGTCATCACCATGCTGGTACTGATTGTGCGTACCAAAACGTACGTCATGCGGAACCGACTTCGTCTCCTCTGTTTTTTTCAGAAATATCTATACAAACTTCATATCCACAAACTCaccatttttttcaaaagaaaaataaagaataataataatgtcaGATAACTTACCTCACGACCTACACATCCAAATCCTGAAACATCTCCCTCTTATTTCCATTCTCAGATTCCGTACGGTTTGCAAATCTTGGAACTCCCTTATCACAACCCATCATTTCATGCTTGCTCACATCCAAACCAACAGGCACAAATCTCTAATTATCAGATTTTTTGATAGAACTCATAAAACAGAACAATATATTCTAGGAAAAGATGACCAAACCTTTGGTTCACATTTTAGTAACATTAAATTCCCATGCATAAGTAGCACAAATGCTTATCATAGGAATAGGATTGTTGGCTATTCTAATGGTGTGTTTTGTTTAACTGATGATTTATTTGACTCTATGCATATGGTTGCTCTTTGGAATCCCTCTATACGAAAATCGGTTAAAGTTACGGTTAAGAAATATGAACAGGGTTCGCCTTATAATATGATGACTGTATTAGGATTTGGTGTTTGTCCCATGACTAGTGATCCTAAGGTTGTTAAAATTGTGTATTTGAATGATTTTTCGATACCAAGTTCAATAAGGGTTAGAGAGTTACCATTTGTAGAGGTTTTTTCGGTTAGTTTAGGTTGTTGGAGAATGCCTTTTGGTGATGGTAGTTATCCACGTAGCACAATTTTAGTATCATGGTCTCAGGTTTGTTATAATGGGATTATACATTGGGTTGCTTGTGACAAGGGACATGACTCAAGTCACCTGATCAATGAGGTGCGGTTTTGTAGTATGATATTGTCGTTTGATTTGGTAAGTGAGTTGTTTGTTGAGATGATGTTGCCAGATGCTTTAACTTGTCAGAATGTGTTGAATTTGTCGATTACTGAGAGAAAAGGGTGTCTTGCTATGATGGTGTATAATTTGGAGAAAGGGATGGAATCGTGTGGTGTGTGGGTTATGAGGGAGTACGGTGTAATTGGATCATGGGAAAGGATGTGTGTTGTGCGATTACCTGGTTTGTTGAGGAGGAGTGTAGGGTTTAGGGTGAATGGGGATGTGGTATTGGCATTGAAAAACAACGAGTTGGTTTTTGTTGATTGTGATGGGAATGTTAAGAGCCTTGGGATCTATGGTAATATACGGTCATTCTTCCTTGGAACGTACATGGAATCCTTAACGTTGATCAATCAGATGGATGGACAAATATATTGTAATAATGAAGACGAGCATTAGCAGGATTTATCCTGACTGTTATGTACATTTGGAAGTATCGGGATGCACACCATGGCGGAGAATGTTAGCTTTGTTTGAGACCATAAAGAAGAGATTGTTTTTGTTCATAACCTTCTATGTTCTGCACACTTGGATATCACTTCGATACACATTTATATTTTGGTTTCATTTCCCATATTATaaagacataatttttttttttttttttatcaagtgtAGTGTAACAGATATATTAAATCCAGGCatctaaatctaaatatatactataagacagttgaattaatgactaattaatcaatcacatcgttcgatttcatcaaattgacttttgatgatgtcatcatttagataaactacaaattaaaaatcttaataatcattatccaaatatattattatattaatatttatattaatttgtagaaaagtctcattaatttacatattttttttacatcaataatttacactttttagccctgaatacttaatttatatttatttttagtcatcaatttaagaaatttttttaaaatttacaatcatttaattaaataaattttttttaacatatatataaaatattttctacaaaaaaatatttatttgaaaacctaatgacttattaacaaatattagaagagtcctaattgttataaaaaatataaaaacaatcctaattgttatcatattatcatagaacaagtgattaaaaataaacatatgcgtgttatga includes these proteins:
- the LOC122580635 gene encoding F-box/kelch-repeat protein At3g23880-like, producing MSDNLPHDLHIQILKHLPLISILRFRTVCKSWNSLITTHHFMLAHIQTNRHKSLIIRFFDRTHKTEQYILGKDDQTFGSHFSNIKFPCISSTNAYHRNRIVGYSNGVFCLTDDLFDSMHMVALWNPSIRKSVKVTVKKYEQGSPYNMMTVLGFGVCPMTSDPKVVKIVYLNDFSIPSSIRVRELPFVEVFSVSLGCWRMPFGDGSYPRSTILVSWSQVCYNGIIHWVACDKGHDSSHLINEVRFCSMILSFDLVSELFVEMMLPDALTCQNVLNLSITERKGCLAMMVYNLEKGMESCGVWVMREYGVIGSWERMCVVRLPGLLRRSVGFRVNGDVVLALKNNELVFVDCDGNVKSLGIYGNIRSFFLGTYMESLTLINQMDGQIYCNNEDEH